Below is a window of Phoenix dactylifera cultivar Barhee BC4 chromosome 7, palm_55x_up_171113_PBpolish2nd_filt_p, whole genome shotgun sequence DNA.
TGGCCTGGTCACTATATATGGCAGAAATGGAATCAGATGCATGGATAACCTAAGCATATTTAAGCCCAGTATGTGAACGTCGAAGAATTTTGAGCTGCCAATAAAAAATGGTATCTGAAAATGTTTTCAACCTGAGACTTCTGCATCAGTACTTCGTTACATGCACTAGGTGGGTCAAGGAAATGTAGTCTTCAATACAATAATATGTACTTCCAATTTTCCTAGAGCTCATTTCACCTCCATTTGTCGATCTCTCTTGAAGTCGCTTTGATTAGCTTTTTGGTACTCTCAATAAGCTCATCAACCAGGGCTTCAATCTGTTGcctgaaaaattggaaagaaCAATAGACGAATGTAAGCACAGCATGAATAAATTCCAACCACAAGAcaacataagaaaaagattgggaacATCAAAATCTTGAAAGCAGTGGGCAATGTCAAAGTACAAAAAGAAACTGCACGATACCAATATGCACAAAATTTAGTAAAGAATGATAACAAATATGCCATAGGCACATGATTACATTCTTATACAATCAAGAAAATGAATCAGACTAAGAATGAGCCAGGATAATTGATTTAGCTAAATTTCGTAAACTTAACAGCTTGTTAAAGTGTTCTAGTTCTACCAGTGATGGCCAAATGCTTTATTATTAGCAGGCAGAAGTGGGAATAGCATATGGAGAAGAATTACATGAGATCAATTAATATTTGACAACAGTATATAATGATTCCTTGAGTATATCATGATTAAAGTTATCTGATATTCACCACATATCACTTCAACATTTTCATAATTGCAATCTTCATCCTAGTTAATACTGTTAGGGATGGTCATGTTGAGCTCTTTGGTGAGATAGAAGGTTATTCTCTGTAGCAGGGAGATTTCTGGTGTTTGGAGGTCCATCCTcttgttgttttcttttcttttcattaccGAAATGAGAACTGGTTAGGCGCTTCATGCCTAACTTTTTCCTCTAAAGTTGATATTCATGAAATGCTTAGCTGCCATCTTCATTATATAACATTCTAAATGATCATTTTCTTCTCATAGTTTGGTCTCAGTTGGTATGTTCAAACATGGTCCATTATAATCATCCAACCAGGgtaggccgaatcagaccgaaCTATCCGATTCGGCCCGAACTGAACCGACTCTGTGAGAAACCGGGTCAGTTCACTTATTGGAATCGGTTTCGGCCTCGAACCGGCCGGAACAGGTTCTGAACCAATCGAAACCGGCCGGAAAAGGCCCGAACCACCTGGAACCATTCGAAATCGGACGCTTCCGTTCGAACGGATCGTACCGAGTCGATCCGGTTCGGAACCAGAACCCCTTCCCTTCTACTTCTTTTGTTAAAAACAAGTGTTGAAAAGGTCTTACGGCTAAACGACTCCCCTTCCCCCCAAGTTTCAAAATTACACCGATTCAGCGCAATTGGAGTAAGATCCAAATAAGATgtgttctctctcccttatcccatttcttatattttttttgtttgaaaaaatagctcaaaatttgcaaaataaaaaaaaattgggccaAAATTTTCAATTTGGCCTTGATTTTATTGTATGCTATAGATCTATAGATGATCTACACGAtgacataaaaatttttaatttttagattatatataatttttaaatattaaaaatatatttttagattaaaaaaataaaaaaaaatatataaaatcagaAGTGTATGTAGgggcatgcaagctactctccAGAAAAATTTGGTGTCCATTTATTCAAATTTTGATGCGATTACGCGCATAGTAGCCTAagcctaaatttgaaaaaaattgagaaataaaTAGCTTTTAAAATATGACATCCATTATTGGGTTCTACATGGATCTgagctaaaattattttttttaaatatttatatttaaaaattattttaaaattcaaaaaataattaaaagatATAATTAATactaaaatatatgaaaaattagtagtacGTATTACATAATTTAGAAGTTATTTctgaagtggaaaacatattttgctgaatttatgatatttaaacatatttttaatttaaaattattaaaaatatatagatagataaaaaaatataaaatatttgcattatgtattagataaatcagatatattttctgaggtaaaaaaattatcttcatcATAACGatattttgctatttttaaataattgagaAACTAATGTACTTGATAAACCTGTAGAAATAGaaccatcaagaaaaaagaaaccagAATGTGACATTGGTTGGCGTTATGAGCAAATGCTCTTGGGTCGACAACATTGGAAGTGCAACTAATACAACATAGAGTTCAAGAAAGGAGGGGTAATCAAATTGAAGCAGTACTTAGCTGGTGGTTACTTCAACGTATCAATGTGCTGGAAATGCCGATGAAAGGTTTGGGAACTGATGAAGAAACACTTCTAATTTCAGAGTAGCAAAGGAAAGTGTTTTCAAGAAGAAGGTGGAGGTGGACTGCAGAGCGGCAGAGCCACCTTTCTATCACTCCAGAGACTTAGAGGCATTTGTTCCAAATGACGAGGAGACAGATTCAGACTCTCATGCAGGCAGACTTGGATGATCAGTGGCAACAaaatgagatggccaggcataaGGTTCGATTTGAGCCGTCATATTACGAGTCGGATTTCGGTTCTGTGAGTAGCAAGGCAAATCCAGAGTTCAGTAGGATCTCCTCAGTCGAGGAGGCCGTCAGTAGAGGCGGTGGCCGTATTGCATTTATGTTGGAAGTTTTTGGtaacaaaaaaaattcatacaGAGAGATTCCACTATAAGCAGCAATTCATGATTTAGATTCATATACCTACTCCAGCAGAGATTCGAAGCAACAGAGAGTTGACACAATGCTGAAGAAGCATAAGAATGATATGTGCCGAGTTATTAAATCCTGATTCCACTTCAGCCACAGCCCAGCACATATGGCAGACAATACGTACTATAGGTCTGCTATTTTCTCCATATAGGCTACCGTCCCGCTGTAGATCCTCTAGATCCGAAGGACatctacggtgagcttcttgataATAATAAAGAACTAAAGAAATAGATTGCTTTATATACGAGCAAATGGCCCATATATGGACTGATagtgatgtgtgatggttgaACCGGTCCTACTAGACAGAGCATTATCAGCTTATTGACATATTGTGATACAAAAACTTTCTTTCACAAACCAATTGATGCTTATGATCAGGTGCACAACGCAACGTACATCCTCAAATTAATAAAGAAGGTAATTGATCAGGTAGGAGATGAGAATGTCATGCAGGTCATCATTAATAATGAGCCACGATATAAAGCCGCCGAAGAGATCTTGATGGAGTGATGGCCATATATTTTTTGGACCCCATATGCTACACATCGTATCGGCCTCATATTGATGGACATTGCGAAGATTCATAGTGTGTAGTAGATAGTGGAGGCAGCCCAAACCATCACcagatatatttataaccatacatGGGTTTTTTcactaatgaggaggtatacAGGAGAAGAGATCTTGAGACCAAGAGTCATACGGTTTGCTACCAACTACATTACACTTGATAGTATTCTTGAGAATAAAGCAGCCTTATATTAGATGTTTGTCAGTCCCAAATAGAAGAAAAGTAGATATGCGAGGGCTGACATTGAAGAAAGCATTGTCGAGGACTTGGTGACAAAGCAGACATTCTGGCAGCAGGCCACTGTGATAGTGAAGGCTATCATACCATTATATCAAGTGCTTCAGGTCGTGGACAACAAAAGGTACCCCCAGATGGGCTtcttgtatcacatgatggagagGGCAAAGATTCAGATCAAGAAGACAGATCCAACATACGCCTAGGAGTACATAAACATCATTGAGCAACCGTAGGACTACCAGATGAGTAAAGActtgcatctagcaggtaagcaGTAACATTAAAAATTAGATTGTTCCTATACTTGTACAATTTTACTAAAACAATAATGAATTCTATCTATAGCATACTACATGAACCCTCAGTTTCAGTACACCGTAGCTGGAATCGATATGGATGACAAATTTCTAGCCGCTCTGCGTAATAcgatttacaagatggagcctGATCTAGAAATCGTGGTCTTATGTCTATAAGAGGTAAGTTAACTTAAGTGACATATGTAAGTTAACTGATATTTTCAATTATTAACATATATACAATACGATTCTTTTTCACATACCAAAATATTTAGAAAGAGCACTAATAGTTTTGGAGTCTCCACAGCTGTCGTAAGTAAGAAAAGTATGAATCCAGGTATATTACACATCAGAAGGACTGTGGCATtagatggttactaatatgatactatcttatatataatttttttaatatttttgcagctAAATGGTGGAATCCATTTTAGTTTGTCCGCGAAAAATCTTAAGCTGCTAGCTATCCAGATCCTCTCCCAAATGATCACCTCGAGTAGCTATGAGCACAACTAGTCCACTTTCGTTCTCATCCATAGCAAGCAGAAGAACCGTTTGACACATAAGTGCCTAAACGATCTTGTATATGTTCATAACAATATGAGGTTGAGGTTGAAGTGCATTCGGAAGGAAGTGAAATTGTACACAGATCCGATCTAAAGTGTTTTTGTTGATGATGAGAATGATCCTATGATCGGATGGCTTGTGGGCAAGAAGCAGGAGCCGAAGCTTGATGAACAAGGATCGTCTCCTCGACCGGCTAGTTTCGTAGCTAGTGAGGTTAGGATCGATGCAGGGCAATGAGCAGAGAGCAATATTTTACGCATTCTTTCAGTTGATCAACCACAGCCATAGGAGAGCCAGTCACCACATAACTTCTTGTCTGAAACAACCTCTCAGAGATGATTGAGAGATGCTTAGACAAGGCCACTCCGCTATCCGGTCGACTCAGTCAAGAGGGCAACATACATCCTCCTAACATAGCCAGACAGAGAGGGACACGAAAAGTAAGCAGAGAGTGGCACGAAGAATAAGCAAACAGCGAGTGACACGAAGGGTAAGAAGACAGTTGCCCAACacacttaaaaaataaaaggcacATGCAGCCCCAATGGAGAGTGGAGGAGCCAGTTCTTTCAGATTCAAAGACCAGAAGCAGCAGTTCTGGTGGTCATAGATCTGCTGGCCAGAGAAAGAGTAGAGAACATGAGAGCACCGTTTATGAGACAGCCATAGGATGGTCTTCGACTCACCGGAGAGTCTCAGTTTACACATGCTACACAGAATAGGGACTACGATGCATAATCTAGTGGAGCCCACGAGGATCCGATTGCATATAGAAGATAGGTTCTTCGAGGTTATTCAGAAGGGCACGATACAGCTGCAGATGGTCTCGCACATAGAGTAGGATTTATAGACGTATCAAGTTCCGAGTCGTATACTGAATCCTATTACCCATAGCCACATGCAGTCATAACCCATACAAAAAATGAATATGGATATGGTACATCTGAGGTATCTTCCAATGGCTACTATTCTACCCAGCTCGGAGCATCTTATGAGTCGGATTTTGTTGCCGGCTTATTCGGATGGACCCCTTCACAGTCGTTTTATCAGTTAGTTTATCAGTCAGAGAATGCTTCTTAGAGTCAGAGCTTCGgcgagagatccgagagtgcttataaTCTGGAGCGCATTCCTTATGGGATGAACCTACAAGACTACAATGTCGCTTGGTTAGAGAGATGGACTGATGTGCTTCCTCACTATGCTAATGATCCAGATATCTATACATCGCCACTAACGAGATTTTAGATATTagtatgtatgttgtactttaaatatatgcaattgattgttattttatatttttgcaCTAGATTTAATaatatttcatgttgcttcttTTAATATGCAACATCTTACTAATCATTTTAccttttgtatcattttaaaataataagatgtatcatttaggttaaatcggaatcatagaaacatcaaaaaaaatcagaaaaacattaaattagacttaaaattattgaaaaagttcaaaaagattaattaccaattaaatcaacttgaaaaactcaaaaaaattagGCACGCCGGTTCCGAACCGGCATGTCTAAGCATACTATGTGTTGGTATGGCATCGAACTAATACCGTATCGACCCGTCCGCCAACCGGTGTAAGTCCCAGTACCGATTCAGGGGACCTTGCATCTAACAATTTTGTAACATCTTCAAATAGTCTATAGGCTTTCCAAGGTAACTAATGTCCGACTGTTTGACTCATAGCTAACCACTGGCATGGCCTTTACAGTTGGAAAGCCTCTTGTCATAAAACAGTACTTACAGTCCAATGTTGTTTACCCTCTCAGGTGAAGGTACAGTCCATTGCTTCAATGAATACCTTCAGAATCTTACTGCCCAAATATGACATACTGTGTGGTTGCCAATCTATCAAATGCTATTTGGGATTAGACACAATCAGATTCCTTTTCCTTCCATGTCTATGTATATGTAGTTCTCTTTGCTTAAATTTATTTCacccattcttcaaaattattttACATTAGGTACACTTAATAGTTGACCTCAGATTTTATTCTAATTGTATAGATTGTATTCTTTTGTCAATAGCATGTTACCTAACATCTGCTACGTCAGTACTTTATGCTTTCATGCTTTCATGAAGTAATATAGATAAAAATCTATTCCAATGCatgaaataatatattttatttggaaTAACCATCAGATCATAACTAATTTGAAAGAGTACTAAAATGATGGATTGCCTAGCTTTGTGGGCTCCGGCATTATGATGTTAGTGAAGAGAATGCCCACAAAAAGAGCTTCCGTTGAATAATGAAGAAACCATAATCAAATTATAAAAAGAAATAATCCAAAATCAAATTATACAAAGAAATcatccaaaatcaatttatacaaagaaataatccaaaatcaatttatacaaagaaataatccaaaatcaatttatacaaGACGCCTATAGCACTCTGGAAGCATAATTTTATGACTTCCAGGTTCTCTCAACCCACCTAACAACAACAACATATCACTTTTCTAACATTACTCCTATAAAACTCGCATAGACTTTAATAAGTTCATTTATCTTTGTTTTAAACAAACTGCTAACAAGTAACCAATTAAGAATTctcttaaaaaattaaaagaatctaaacCAACAAAGATCACTTTCCTAGTTGTCACTTATAAAGTTATTATGTAAACAACCTAAATTGAATCATTGATTTTTATGTATTAGGTGGTTAATTGAGTGCAAAAGTAGAAGCCTACGAGTTATGAACTTAAAGTAATGGGCACCCAGTCTGATGATTTCGATATGCCCACTGAAAAGTTGGGGCTCCATGGAAGAACTTAGACTTGTCTGAAGGTGGAGAGGACCTTACATAGCCATGTGACTGAGAAAGGGTCTTCCAAAAAAGGCATGTGAAAACAAAGTAGATAATCTTAATGAGAAGCTTATAATTCCAATTCCAATTAGTTGAGGTAAGAGTGGTGGTCATCATAATGATTTAACAAATAGGCCTCTACAAAAGCGACCTTAAGTGCCAAAAATATACTAGGTTTAAATGCAAATACATTATTTATCATGAAAATGACAATCAAGGTCATGCCAGACTAATGAAACAGAGTCATTAAGTTACTTACTCAGGTGGAATGTTTCCTCTCCCGTGGAATAGCTTCCCCACATTTGTATATCTTCGGTTCTCATCatatgcaattccttttcccgCACCATAACCAAACCCAATACCTATTCCACATCCAGCACCAAGTCCAAATCCAAATTGTAAACCAGGAAATCCAGCACCTATGCCCGCACCTGTTTTAATAATTTAAGAGTGAAAAGGCACCCGCATGTATCAGCATTTTAGCAAAACTTTATAAAGAGAATATAAATAGTACTACAAATCAATTTATCGTTTTAAGTTAGAGTAGGAAAAGAATTTTTCTTCCTGAAAGTTTAAGCAATGATTAACTCTCAGCAAAACCAACTAAAACGCAAAGGTATTCTTTTATCTGCAATTCTGCTTGGTGTTAGCTATGGATATGCTTTAATGGTAAAGACTTGAAATTTGATGTCCATTCCTCTTCCTTCCATCAATAATAAAATACTGTTATAATAGAATAACTAGGATTTTAGAACTCATCGATTGAATTGCATAGAATCCTTGACTGCCAATAATGTGCAGCAAATGAGAACCAATAATGTAAACCTTATGCTGATGATTGGAAATATGGCACAATGGCTGAAAGTCTGAAACAAAGTCCTTTTGGATTAATTATGACTGGGTGATGGTTAGTGATAATCCTTGTGGGCTAATCAAGTACCAAAGGCTACTATCCCATAAACAGGCTGGGTTGGGGTCGGATCCATGCTAGATCTGCAGCTGAACCCAATAATGTATGGACCTGAATCTGATCCCAATGGGACAAGTAACATCCACATCTAACCAATATCAGATTTGAGTTTGGATTCCAGTTAATTATCAGGTTTGCTTGTGCTCATGTAATGACTTACTTAGGTTTTTTCCATGCTGATACTTTtaactttttttccttctattttccttcttccaccacttactaaaatagttttgaatttttttgcttTAAAGCACTACTTGCCAATGCAACTTAGATATTCTATCACAGCAAATGGCTAACAAATATCTTGATCAAGATAAGCAACAAAAGTCTACATGATTTTTAAAAACATTTATTATCTCCACAACCACATAAGCTAATGTGGCAAATAAAAAACTTGCAGTTGAAAGTAGGACAATAGTTCATAGATCTCTAAAATATATCAATAATTCCGATCTCAACTTTTGCTTCAGAAGCTTCCTCTAACTGCCTCAGAATTTCCTGAACATTTCAGTTTTCCAGAATCACAGAGTGCCACAACATTTTAATACTCGGGCACAATGAGACAGAAATGGACCATCATGCTAACATTAGCTAGAAGTGCCGTGCATATGGGGACACCAAGACACTTGGCACTCATGCCAATT
It encodes the following:
- the LOC103695896 gene encoding glycine-rich cell wall structural protein-like; this encodes MDGNGGGRGLLWNLPVLKSKDFGKLGPGIGYGAGCGVGVGIGLLGGAGIGAGFPGLQFGFGLGAGCGIGIGFGYGAGKGIAYDENRRYTNVGKLFHGRGNIPPEQQIEALVDELIESTKKLIKATSREIDKWR